The genome window ACATCTTATGCCCTAGGAGGTCTCAGGGGAGCAGAAGGCCAGTCTCTCTGCATCATGGTAGCAGATGACCACATCATTCCAGCCATGTGAGCCTGGACTTCAGGGGTATTCTGTATAGAGTCTCCACTCTAACCCCAGCCCACCCTGCTGGGGTCAAGGTGCCCCAGACATCTGAGTCCCTCTACTGTGGGCCCCACTGTTCaagtttttcatgtttatttcaaGAGGTTGTGACCTCAGACAAAGATCCACATGTCCTGTTGGTGTCGGGGTGTGAGCCATGGGCAAATGTGTTAGCCTCTACTCTGTGCACTACTTACACCCAGAAAACTGAAAGACACAAGCTCCGGTGTTTCAGAAAGCATTCCTATCTCAGATTCTCTCACTTCTGGGGGAAGGTCTGAAGACATCTCTGGGCCCACTTCTTTCCACAAAAAAGGAGGGTGTTCTTCACAGTGCCCCAGACATCGGATAAGCCCAGTAGGGGTGGCACAAGGCAAGGTGGCCTCCTTTTCCACATTCTGAATCTGTAGCTCAAGGGGAGAAAGAACCTTAAACCAGTGCATTAATGGTGGAAGGTGGACCTGGATATGTCTCTCCTTGTCTCGGGACTGGGGCTGACTACAGTTTAGAGTCCCCTCCAAAGAGGCCCATTTAGTGTCTAGTGCGGATTTCAAGTGAGGCCCATAAAGGTGAAAGCATACCAGCTAGCTTAGAGGACACTTGGTCTGCCCAGACCACATGGAGGACAGCAGATGGGCCCTCACCCCAGGTGTTCTGGCCCTGGTAGACAAGAGTGCAATTCCTGGAGGCCATAATTGAAAAGATCAGAAAGGAAGATGTTAAGCCAGGAAACACTGATCACAGCCTGGCATGATGAAGCAGGCATGTACACAGGAGGGCACCAGGAACTGGCCAATACCAAGACTGACCCAATGCAAAGACTGATCTGGACCTCAGTAGGCATTAGAACTGCCCTCACCCTGACCTAGCCACAGCCTCTCCTGGCACCTACAACTACCAGCTAGTCCAAGGGGAGGGCAGTGTGGGAATTCAATGGGGTCCAGGAGGACCCTCTACCACTGTTGCCCGGAAGCCCTAGATACCGAGAGCTCCCACCCCAGTCAGCGCTCAACATTTTAGAACATTCATCATTCATTCTTGTGGCCCACAGTAGCTCCCAAGGTAGCTCCCATCAGGAAGAGCCAAAGAGAAAGATtcaagtgtgtgtgagggggggaagcctacatatgtatgtgtgtgtgtgtacacattataCATCCAGGttactcatgtgtgcacatgtacatatgtgtgattATACAGGTATAAAAGTGGGTTCCtgttgtatgtgcatatgtggaaTTAACATATAGCCTATAAGCCTGTATGTTCAcgtgttcatatgtatgtgtatatgtgtgatctGGCAAACTGTGTGTGagcttttatgtgtatgtatgtaacaagGAATATGTATTTGAAAGTACAACTGTTGTATTAcacttgtgtctctctgtgtgtatacttgtgtgtacatatgaaagCATGGTCTGTAAGCttttgtgtgcacatatatgaatGTACATACATGCCCAGTGTATGGGCATGTGATGGTAGGCATGTGAGAGAATGTGTTGGGACAAATGTTTTCTGGGAAAAATTTTGCCATGGGGCAGCTGCTGGCCTACAGCCATGCTTGGTCACATGTGAATACCCAAGAAAGTGCCTCCATCCTGTCCTGTTTCCCTGAGGGTGGGATTGCCAAGGCAGTGGACATTCGTGTTGCTCAGGCCTGGGTCTGGGTCCCTAAGAAGGGGCTCGGTCATCTCTCACATCAGGGTTTTCATGTCACCCCTCGAGATGAACTTCTTCCTTGAGTAGCGGACACTGAAGTCTGGACCACTGCTCCTCATCTGCACAGCAGACCTTGGCCTCCTGTTTCCCTCTTGCTGGACCCTAATAAGGACTTCTGATAAATTCTGTGTGGCTAAGGTTTCTGGGGAGGGCATGCCTGTCCACCTTCATCCTACAAAACCTTAGGTCAGGCTCTTGTATCTatggcagctttggggacaggATGTGGGGCCACACATATGAGGCAGGACATACTGTGTAGAGCATGTAGGACAGACACAAACCTCCTTCCCACATTCCCTGGAGCTGAGACAGCTCTGGTCTACCCAGGTCTAGGGGAGGAGTACTCCGGCAGCTGGTCTGTCCAGGGCAGATGTGCTTGTCCCTCTGCCCTGGAGTCTGCCTGTGTGTCAGGTGGAGGGTCTGAACCAGGGCTCAACTCTCCAAGAGAAGGCTAGTGAAGGGGTAGCTGCTCTTCCTGTCTACACTGCCTGCCATGCCCACATAGGAAGAGACATCTCTCCTTCCAAGGAGCTGATTACAGCACTACCCTAGAgaaccagtgtttctcaaccaggAGCCTAGCAGAGGCTAGCAGTCCTAGCAGCCCTGACATGGAGGACATGGAGACCACAGCAGACAGCTGACCCAGCTCCCCTGACAGAGACAGGGATAGGGTGCCTCCTGCTGGGCATGGGCCCCCAAGCTGCTTCTACCCCTGCCAGAACACACATTTTTTAAGGGTGGGAGAAGTGGGTAGAGCTCTGCCCAGGCTCAAGCTCTACTTGCCCTCAGTGGCCAGGAAAACTGTTGCCTCAGAGAGACTGGGGCCCCCACCCCAAAATGCTATCATCCAACGCCAGACACCTCTGGGCCAGATGTTGCAGGACCACAACTGAGGACTCTACCTCGTCTCCCTCTAAAGCTGGCTGCCATATGGTCCAAGATGCCCACTCACAAGATGGACAGAGTCCTGATAACCAGAGTAGAAGACAAGGTGTTCCCAATTCCCCAAACACCCAGAGGCCACAGCCAAGGAACCTATCGTGGATGAATGACTGTGGATGGCCAGCTTCCGCGGGAAGGATCCTTGACCAGGTGCAGAGGCCATGCTCTCATGTTGAAAGAGCTGGCAGTTTGACAATGTCATGTCATTCAGCCCTGCCTGGATCTGTAGAGCCAAGTGGGCAGCAGGCAAGCTGGTGCCCTGGCTAAGGACAGTGCTGGTCTGTTTACCAGGTGGCTCTCTTGAAGTACTGGCCACAGCCTGGAGACCAGCGCCACACCAAGAAAAGGTGAGGCCATGAGGTCTCAACGCAGACCTCCTGGGCTACAGTGCCAGGGATGAGGCAGCCAGAACCTCCCAAAGAATCCCTTTCAGGAAAAGGCTGTGAACTGGGTCCTCCCCTAAGAGGTGGAAGCCAGGGGTGGGGGCATCCAAGGGTCAGTTCTAAGCTCCAGGTTGGTTCCTAAGGACTCACCCTTCCTCAACTCCAGGAAAAGGGTCCTGATCTAAGGGTGGCTCCCATGGAAGGGTCCACAGAAcctggaagagggaggaagatgcTGGCCGGCAGCTCTCTAGCTAGGTGTCCAGGGATAAGAGGCATTTCCCAGCCACACACAAACAGTGGGCCTGGTAATGCGTTACTGGGGCAGTCAGAAACTGAGGGGTAAGCAGTCAGGTGTGAGAGTGGGCCATATCCAGCAACCTACTATACCTCCTGAGTCTCCAGCCTAAGCTAGGAGACCCCTGGGCTTCAGGACTGGCCATCAGCAGTAGACAGGCCTGCTTCACCACTGTCTCCCATGCACTTGATCCCAGCCACACCCCCACGCACAGGCGCCGCCATCACTCTGCTGCTCCTCACTCTCAGGGCAATATCTGTCCTCCAAGAAGACTGGGCAGGGCTAGCTTTGCTGCCATAGGTAGCTCCAGGGGCCTCCAGggcccagcctcagcctctctctCCTGGTTGGAAAAGAACTTCTATAAAATGTTACCATGTATGCCAAGGAGCCCTGCCTCACCTCCACTCCACGCGAACCCTGAGATCTAGATCCCATGAGCATCCTCACAACCCACACTGCTCTGTGTCATTCTGTCACTTTAGCAAAGgccctggaactccagctccaaaccaggaactagagtgggtgtggcctggggCCCAGCAGCCCAGCCCAGTCTCACTTCCTGGGCCCTGCCCAACCCACATCTCCAAAGGGGCCCTCGCCAGTGGCAGAGCGTGGAGGAGGCCCACATGGTGTGCAGAGGTCTGAGTCTGTGTCAGACTCCCCCTCTGCGATGTAGGGCCTGACCTTGGCACATGGCGCCACAGCTGCGTAACAGCTGCCGAGGGCATCCAGGTTCTCCTTGGACTGGGAGATACTGAAGCCACTGAAAGAGCGCTCCAGCTCTTCGTGGTCCACAGATGGGATGGAGATGGATGTGTCGCTATCCCGCAGGGCACCCTCAGGGGGCCTGCAGGCTGGGGCGCCTTCCAGCCTCAGGAACTCGGTACTGGCCCGGTTGCCCCCACCGTAGGCAGACAGCGACCGCTCATGTGCCGGGGGTGGTGGGATGCGTACCAGTGAGCCATGGTCTCCTACAGGGGAGGTGCCATGGCGCTGGTGGCTCTGCTGCCATGAGGTGGATGGAGGACactgggcagggggcatggcTGGGGGTGCAGCGTAGTTCCTCTGGCCTGTAGAGCTGGTGGAGCGGACGATCTTAATGATACAGCCATGCTTGTCTGCATGCTCACGGCTGTCCTCTGGGCTGTGGTAGGGTGGTGCCGGCTCAGGCTCCTTGGCCCCAAAATAGGCCTCTGTCTCTGCTGGTGGGATGCCCATTCGCTGCGTGTAGATGCTCACCAGGAAGTCGAGCTTCTTTTCCATGGACAAGACCTGCAAGAGTGGAAGCTGCTGGGCTGGGCTTTGGAGGAGAGGACCCAGGAAGGACGCAGGTGAGAAGGGGCGGAGGAAGGACGCCGCCCTTCTTCTACCCCAGACTCGAACAGCTCAACCTCTGAGCTTAGTGTGCGCCTGAGCTCAGGCCAGCTCACGGACCGACTCATGAGGTGGCTCCTAAGGACCCATTTCCAGGAAGGcgaggaaaggagaagggggaagaagtAGGTAACTTCTGGCAAGTTCCCCAGTGGTTACCCCTGCCAAAGGACCCTCAAATGAAAATCATGCCTGACAGCTACCCTTCTAGACACTTCTAAGATACAGATATTGACTATGAGAATGGAAAGTGCCAGATCAGAGGATCTTCACAGGGGATCAGGGGCATCTCACAGAGCTGGGCCCCTCCTGCTGCATCAGCAGCCACAGGCAAACAAAATGAGACTGAGAGACAGCAGAGGCCATTCCTTCCCAAGCTTCTCCCACCTGTTTCTCCACCTTCCCAAGCCGTCCCATCATGCTGGGGTCTTCGGGCAGCTCCGTCTCTGCTGGGCCTTTGGTGCGGTCCTTGTCCGTTATTGTTGGGCCCCGCCCCACAATCTGGTCCACTCTAGCGGGAATAGAGACCCAGCCCCCAAGTATGAGTTTGGGAGGGTGTGACCAGGCCCCTGCCCCTTCTTCCTGGGCTCACCCACAGCCCCCCAGATCCGAGCTCTGAGCCCTATCCAGAGCCGACCGGGGGGCAGCAGGTGCCAGGCAGACGGACACTGGTGCCTCATGATCTCAGGCTGCCTCCTGACACCTTGGGTCGTGTTTCCTATTTGTTCCATCCCCATGGGATCTGGCACATTAACAAGGAGTAAAGGGAAATGTCTCCCCAGGGTCCCCCTAGCATGGCTCCATCTCCACTGGTCTTGCTTCACAGCTCTTCCCAGGCCTGGGATTCACTGGTCTCACAGCAGACTGAGGCCCAGGGGGTCAGAGGTGGTTGGTGGGCATTCACCCAAGGGACCAGAGTAGGAGAGGGTGTGCCTTTGCCCAATGTAGCCACCCCCTGCCAGCTTTACTCCCACATTAATGTGCCATGGAGTTCCTCGGACCCCGATGGGTATGACAGGGACAATGTTAAATGTCTGCATCAAGGACAACAGAAGCAGTGAGTGTCAGCTCCATGCATCAGGACAAGGGAGGAGGACACAAGGGCCACATAGGAACTGCCAAAGCAAACCAGTGGGGAGATGAGCATTGCCAACCAGGGActtgtgaggtgtgtgtggggggagtatatatgcacacaagtgtgctgatgcatgcatgcaagtgtAATGCATGTGTACTCACATGTGGGAGGTATACTCACACCCatgtgaatgaatgtgtgcaCTTGTAAGTGTTGGGCGAGATGAGAAATTCAACTGAGCTGATCAGTAATGATACCATAATAccaaaaagaagggaagggattCCTTTGCCCTCAGAGGATGGGGGTTCCTATCTGCCCAGTGTGGCACCAGCAGATCCATGGCATGTCATGGGGGCATATAGGGCTGTGGCAGGGCTGGTGGGTGTCACAAGAGTGAGCATGGGCTGGGAGCTGCAGGTCACTTAAAGATGAAGAGCGTGTGTAGAGCCTGTAAGCTCACTGCACCTGGAGCATGGCTGGGCAAGACTTCTCAAGCCGAGCTGTATGGCCCCACACAAAGCACACTCCAGCAGGTACATGTCAGCAGTTCTTTCTACAAACTGGGGTTCCCTGCCTGCTTTTGTGGCAAATCCAGAGGAAGGTTCAGGCTTGCATCAGCCAGGGGCAGCCTCTGCATGCTCCACTGGACTCATGCTGGGCTCATgcaaaggaggggagggagatggcAGGAGGGACCTTCTGGCTCCAAGCAGATGTCAGTGACAATGGCAAGGGAAGAGGTTCCCTGCTGTTCCACTGTCCACATGGTCCAGGCACAGATGCACAGCCCCTTCACCCCCGCCACATGACAAGCCATCTGCCTGGTGCATCTCAGGGGTGGGCTTCAAGTTGCTGCAAGGTGGCCAGACAAGGGTCCTCTGAGGACCTTGTGCTACCTCCTCCCCCAGGGTTCAGGCTCGGGCATCAGACTCCATCCCCAGGTGCTTCTCACCTCTTGGGTGCCAACTGTGCTGTGAGAccttttgtgtgtgcatctgtacaTCACCCTGCTGCAACACAGAAGGCTGAGGGTCTCTGAGGTCTGCAGGGCCTTCCCAGCCTATGGCCTGGATGACTAGTGGCCACGACTGGCAGAAAGACCCAGACGATGGGCTTCAGTCTCATGGCAGATAGTGTCATGGGCCACTCTGGATGTCAACTAACCAAGAGTTGCTCACTACGTGCTCCCCTAGAGTCCCTCTCTCATGGACTGATAGGCTCATCACATTGACCTTTGACCTCATGAGCAGCAACCCTGATGCTACACCTGCCAGTTCCAATTTTCCAAACTCTCTGAACTGCCCAGAGCTCTTCTGTCCCCAGCTGACAGACAGGGCAGTGTCTTCCTACCCTCCCTGAGCCTACTCCTGAGAACTCTACTTCTCCTCAACAATCAGGCCCACCAGAGGGAGACAGGGAATTATCTGAGTGGTACCCAGGGTACCCAGGTCTTAAAGCCTCTATTAACCACACCAGAGCTGGCTTTTGCCATCTGACTGTTCCTTGGACTACATCTGCCATCTGTCAATCAGCTGAGGGGCAGAAGGTGGGCTGCCACCTTTCTTATCAATGACATCAATGATGGTGGTGGCAACTTGAAATAATACCAGAACTGACAGAGCCAGCTTGGTGCTGGGTATACTATGGgggattttctcatttatttctgcCCCCtgcaatgctgggaattgaacctagggccttacaCATAccagacaagtgttctaccaccaagctacatcctcagccttcaCTTACTCCTCAGAACAATTTAGGAGGCAGGTTCATCTCACACCTATAGAAGCAGCCCAGGAAAGCATCTCCATCTGCTTTAAACTACACAGAGCCAAGGTCAGGACCATGTGCATGGTGGTCACCCCAGTAATGGGCAGGTGTGAAGAGCCTGAACTGGTCAAGGTCACAATATCATTGGCCATTGAGGTCCTCTGCTTTACCAGCCTCAGCAGATGTCATAGAGAAGTCCACGGAAAGTCAATCCAGGTGATACCAAACAGCCCTGGCAAGGAGCAGCCTTTTCCCTAACATGCCCtttaggaagagagagaacctgaaTGTCCCCTGCCTTGTGGAAGGAAAAGTGCAAGGTGCTGCTATCATGCGGCCCAGAGCAAAGGGGCTGGCCATTCACAGATGGTTGGGAGGAGGCAGTGCATCCTAACCTAGGTGAGTACTGGGGTGACTCTCTCGAAGGGGCCGTGGGTCCTTTGGTAGGGTACTTCTTGTGCCGGGGAGTtgaagggggtggggggcccACAATCATATCTATCCTGGCAGCGTAAACAAGAAGAGAGACACCAGCAAAACACATCATAAACAACCCAAGGTGACTTGCTGGACATGCACAGAAACATGGAACAACTTGACAATAGTGATTCTTCTGGAAAACATGCTCAAAACAGAATAGTGGACCCACACTCTGGCCCTCACATCTGTCAGGCTTTTCCCATGTCCCAAGCACTGTCCAGCCTGCCCACTGAACCTCAGGTGGAGCACAGGATGgattggtgctgggaactaagtCCCAGAAAGGGACTCTGAAGAAGCAGAGCAACAGAACTCTGTCTGcatcagaggccagaagcacACGACTCCTCATTGGCAGTCTGTTTcccagacagaaagagaaggaaaagggaagtgtGGAGCGGAAGAGGATACAGAGCAAATAGTTGTGGGGATGGGCATGGCGCTAGGCTAGAGGCTGTGAATTTTCACTCACCCACATGCAGCACATGTACTGCTTCTACCCTGGGGAAGCCAGTCAGAGGCCTCAGCCTGAGCTGGGGGGCACCTGCCTGGCCTCCACTTATGAGAGTAGCTCATGGCCTAGAAGCCTTACCCCCCTGACATCTGCCATTGATGCAACTTTCTTTGACCATGAGGAGTCCCCAGGCTGTCTTTATTGTCCtaactctgtctctaaaactcATGCTCCACTTCCAGGACTGGAAAGCAGGCTGTGCTTCCCCCACTTAGGAGACAGGCTCCTCAcaggtatcacacacacacacacacacacacacacacacacacacacacacacacacgcacacgcacacgcacacgcacacgcacacgcacacacacacaggtgaatgATGTACATGGCTAAGGGTGTGTGCCTAGGAACATGGGGAGTGGGACATGCTGGAATAGTTGTAGACATGGTCTGTGCATATACCTGTGTACTCCTGCACATGGAGAATGCACACTTCTGTGTGTTGAGCATCTGAGGATGTGTTCCTGTGAACACCGTGAAACAACCACggatatgtatgtgtacaccaGCACATGTtgattgcatgtgtatgtgggggaggaCTCAGGCCTTACTCATGTGTGCacaatgcatgtgtatataaCTTCTAGAGCAAAAAAGCCTATTCTCACATGAAGTTAAGCCAAGGGTTGTTTCTGATGTACTTCCTACTCAGAAAGTAGGACCCCACCATGAGGAAGCAGATGGCTGTATCTTGGAGGAACAACTCCAGGGTCCCCAGCCACTGCCTGACAGGGCCCACAGAAGCCCTGTGTTTccatctcttcacagaaacacaCCCATCTcagcacatatgtgcataccacacacatgcttacatatacaccaacacacatatgcacatacacagcaCAGCATATGGTGCTCATGCATACATCCACACATCATATGCACgtttgcacacatatatgcacacatgcatgcacttgtgcatgcacatgagtatatccagatgcccacacacatacacattcacacacatgtgcatacatatgtacatgtagacacacatacacacacttgtcaCCACAGTGCAAGTgagtgggagagaaaaggaaggggcagaaaaaaaaaaaccagacagtGTGAAAACAGAGCAGAAAGCAACGAGAAGCCACACGGTGGGAAGAGACCTCCAATGGTGGCACGGCCCTGTTCTGCACACCTGTCACCCAGCCCTTGGTGCCCCTTGTGCCACGCCTGGTTTTGTCCCGGAGGGCCCTGTTCATGCCCAAACTGGACAGGCAGGGACTCTTGCCTGGACTGCAGGCTCTTGATGCGGGACAACATGTCCAGGTGTCCAGCTGAGTACTGTTCAATGACATCCATCACGTCGTACGGGCGAAGACTCTCTTTGAACTTTCGCTTAGACACCAAGAACCGCATAACACTGCAGAGATGGACAGATCATGAATTCCAGACAGAGGCTACACTGCCAGGGGCCAGTTCCCATATCCACCTGTCACCCTCAAACAGCTCCAAGACCACAATCCCTGGGAAGTAGTGTCCATTCTCTCCTGGGCCACCCACTCACCCTTCCCCACCAAGGGCCACTCAGTGCTCAGCCTCAGGTCCCATCTCCCTTGGAGCCAAGGGTATGGGGTAGCTGTTGGCTGTCTGAAAAACCTTCCTGCCCTTGGCCTCCATTTCATCCATACAGTCAGGGGCTGGGCTCTCAGGTCCAGACAGCTCCACCAGGGCTCCCTGGCCCTCTGGGAACAAGCTAGCAGGTACAGGAGCTAGAATGGATCCTCCTCAGGACTCCCTGTGACTTCCCAGTTATGGCCTTTGGTGACTCGGCAAGACCCCCATGAGGTCACTGAACAGGGCCTTCTCATGCAGATTGGATGAGGGTCCCTCACCACACAGCTCTGATGCTGACTTTGAGGCCAGGGGTGAGATCTTCCGTCACAAACTCGCAGTTGCAGCTCTTGTTGTCCTCCACGATGTCCTCCCCAGGGAGGCTTGCTTCTGGGTGGAAGGGAGCACAGACTGTGAGCAGACAATCACACCAGGGTCCAGTCCCCACACTGATCATCAGGGGTCACTCAGGCTTCCCCAGGACTGGAGTATACACACCCGCCTCTCTGCAGCTCTCCGTTCTCAGTCTCTTACCCAAAGCTATCACCTGAGCAGCATGAGGGCTTAAAAGGGCATCCCTgacaacagatgaatggatgaccACACTGTGGTCACGGTTCAGCCAAGAAATGAAGAAAGCTTGACAACACAGACGATCCTTGGAGACACCATGCTCAGTGTGAAATGGCCACCATGGACCATATAAGGCTCAACACCATGCATGTGACATGCACggactggaggcagagagaagtagGCATGGAGCCCGGTGCTGGAGAAGGCTGGGGTGACATCTAGAGGGCTTAGGGCTTCTTCTGCATTATCTGCAGAGGTGGCGCTGCAAGTAATGGAATTACAAGACGCCGAGGAACGGTGTGTGCTAAAGTGGCTCGTCTTACATGATGTCGCTTAAAAGAGTAAGAATGGGGGCTTCCTGCTCCAACAGACTTCCATTTGTGCACTATAGCCAAGTGCTGCCGCCCTTCCCCCAGAAGCCACCAGCCTTGGGGAGGGTGGTGCTGACGCACCTTCTGAGTTCTGCCGGGATGCAGCACCCTTGATTCGGAAAGCCTGGCGTGCTCGGCTGCGATCACCGAAGCTCCAGCTCTTGGGCACCTTGCTTGGGCTGTCGTCGAGACTCTGATCAGCACTGGGGGACCGCCGGACCGCCTGGGCCTGGGGAGACCCCTTCCCCTTGGCAGCCATGCCTCGGGGGCTGGAGAAGACACGATCTTTCAAACTGACCTTCTGACTGTTCCCAGGATAACCGACCAGCAGACagaacaggcagacagacagacacacagaaaaacagcAAGAGAAATCACTCTGGAAATAACAAGTCATGTCTCTTTGCAGCtgatgcccccaccccccaagctaGGAGGGAGATGCAAGTCCAAAGAATAACCAACCACGCTGGGAACAGGGAGCAGTGGTTGGCGGAAGCACAGGGTAGAGGTGAGGAGCCGCACAGGTGTGGCCAGACCTGGGGAGGCAACGGCGGGGCTCCTAAATCATTCATCTCTCACCACAAGGTGCCAGAGCTCTCTCCACACTGTCCTGTCAGCTTCCCCAAATGACTTCTAGACATACCCCCAGACACTTGAGACTGAATCTCTTCCCTAGAGCTTTCCCTCTTGCCCATTCCAACTGCCCCTGGAGTATCCTCACTATCACATCACTTCCAGGATCATCCGAGATCAGAGTTAGAGCTGATATATCTAGATCCACCTTAGCTCCAGCCTTTTCTATGATTCCCAGaagctgcctggcctctatgtgtgGCTGATGCCCAACACTGTCTGGTCTCTGGGCTTCAGACCTCTCCCCGTAGGATGTTTCTAGGAggacattggggatgaggtttacTCTGAGGCTAGGCTTCTATTCTCACAGGACTGGCTGTCCCAAGCCTCGGCCCGCCCTAGGTAGTGGATGTAGAAATAGAGAGATGATGGTCAGCCCCTGCTCAAAGCTTTCTCCCACTGGGCTGCTGTTTCCAGACTCTAGAAGGTCCTGTGATCTCCCTCACCCTATGTCTCTTCATAATCCCAGAGTTCAGCAGCTCACTGTGATATAGACATGAAGAGACAGAGGGTCTGTGACTAGGTTGCTCCAGACAGAGGTGGCCTCCACCCATTACTCTGGGGGCATCATGCTTCAGTCCAGGccagttatttttttctactgATGACTCTACCataactccagaggcagaaggcaGCAAGTCTCTTGTGAAGTGGGACTCACTTGTTCAGCCACATAGGAGCCACAGGACTTCCTGGAGTAGCTTCAGACAGGGCCCACGACAATACCTAGCAGTACTAAGGATAACTCCAAGGAAGTTTCAGTGCTCAGTATTGCTCATCAGTGCCTCAGAACCCAACTTCACACCCAGCCGCAGTGCCCCACCAGGGTCCACCAGCCAGCGAGACGTGTTCAGCAGACAATGCAGAGCTGACTATCACAGATAAGATGGCCACAGTGCTAAGTCCCTCCACCTTGGACTGTGGATGGGGCTAgtggccctccccaccccacgGGGACAGCAGGATACTGAGAGACCATCCTTGTCTGCTCAAACTCtctaaagaaagaggaggaagacaaggaaacccccacagggaaactgaggcagttcTGGGAACATCAGGAGCTAGTGGCCTCTGCTAGCTTTGGAAAACGGCCCTGAGTCTAGACTTCTGTGCTTAACTGAAACACTGGTGGCCACACGCAGGCAGGCAGCGGCCAGGGACACCCAGAATCTACATGACCTTCTggtcccttttccttcctccctccctccctccctccctccctccctccctccctccctccctccctccctccctccctccctccctctctctctctctctctctctctctctctctctctctttcttttttccgagacagtaactttggcgcctttcctggaactcattctgtagcccaggctggcctcgaactcacagaatccgcctgcctctgcctcccgagtgctgggattaaaggcgtgtgccaccactgcccagctctgatccctttctaaacagagaattctagtTGGGTCTAGGGAAAACTGGATATTCAG of Peromyscus maniculatus bairdii isolate BWxNUB_F1_BW_parent chromosome 4, HU_Pman_BW_mat_3.1, whole genome shotgun sequence contains these proteins:
- the Kcnq2 gene encoding potassium voltage-gated channel subfamily KQT member 2 isoform X14 is translated as MVQKSRNGGVYPGTSGEKKLKVGFVGLDPGAPDSTRDGALLIAGSEAPKRGSVLSKPRAGGAGAGKPPKRNAFYRKLQNFLYNVLERPRGWAFIYHAYVFLLVFSCLVLSVFSTIKEYEKSSEGALYILEIVTIVVFGVEYFVRIWAAGCCCRYRGWRGRLKFARKPFCVIDIMVLIASIAVLAAGSQGNVFATSALRSLRFLQILRMIRMDRRGGTWKLLGSVVYAHSKELVTAWYIGFLCLILASFLVYLAEKGENDHFDTYADALWWGLITLTTIGYGDKYPQTWNGRLLAATFTLIGVSFFALPAGILGSGFALKVQEQHRQKHFEKRRNPAAGLIQSAWRFYATNLSRTDLHSTWQYYERTVTVPMYSSQTQTYGASRLIPPLNQLELLRNLKSKSGLTFRKEPQPEPSPSQKVSLKDRVFSSPRGMAAKGKGSPQAQAVRRSPSADQSLDDSPSKVPKSWSFGDRSRARQAFRIKGAASRQNSEASLPGEDIVEDNKSCNCEFVTEDLTPGLKVSIRAVCVMRFLVSKRKFKESLRPYDVMDVIEQYSAGHLDMLSRIKSLQSRVDQIVGRGPTITDKDRTKGPAETELPEDPSMMGRLGKVEKQVLSMEKKLDFLVSIYTQRMGIPPAETEAYFGAKEPEPAPPYHSPEDSREHADKHGCIIKIVRSTSSTGQRNYAAPPAMPPAQCPPSTSWQQSHQRHGTSPVGDHGSLVRIPPPPAHERSLSAYGGGNRASTEFLRLEGAPACRPPEGALRDSDTSISIPSVDHEELERSFSGFSISQSKENLDALGSCYAAVAPCAKVRPYIAEGESDTDSDLCTPCGPPPRSATGEGPFGDVGWAGPRK
- the Kcnq2 gene encoding potassium voltage-gated channel subfamily KQT member 2 isoform X13, with the translated sequence MVQKSRNGGVYPGTSGEKKLKVGFVGLDPGAPDSTRDGALLIAGSEAPKRGSVLSKPRAGGAGAGKPPKRNAFYRKLQNFLYNVLERPRGWAFIYHAYVFLLVFSCLVLSVFSTIKEYEKSSEGALYILEIVTIVVFGVEYFVRIWAAGCCCRYRGWRGRLKFARKPFCVIDIMVLIASIAVLAAGSQGNVFATSALRSLRFLQILRMIRMDRRGGTWKLLGSVVYAHSKELVTAWYIGFLCLILASFLVYLAEKGENDHFDTYADALWWGLITLTTIGYGDKYPQTWNGRLLAATFTLIGVSFFALPAGILGSGFALKVQEQHRQKHFEKRRNPAAGLIQSAWRFYATNLSRTDLHSTWQYYERTVTVPMYSSQTQTYGASRLIPPLNQLELLRNLKSKSGLTFRKEPQPEPSPSQKVSLKDRVFSSPRGMAAKGKGSPQAQAVRRSPSADQSLDDSPSKVPKSWSFGDRSRARQAFRIKGAASRQNSEEASLPGEDIVEDNKSCNCEFVTEDLTPGLKVSIRAVCVMRFLVSKRKFKESLRPYDVMDVIEQYSAGHLDMLSRIKSLQSRVDQIVGRGPTITDKDRTKGPAETELPEDPSMMGRLGKVEKQVLSMEKKLDFLVSIYTQRMGIPPAETEAYFGAKEPEPAPPYHSPEDSREHADKHGCIIKIVRSTSSTGQRNYAAPPAMPPAQCPPSTSWQQSHQRHGTSPVGDHGSLVRIPPPPAHERSLSAYGGGNRASTEFLRLEGAPACRPPEGALRDSDTSISIPSVDHEELERSFSGFSISQSKENLDALGSCYAAVAPCAKVRPYIAEGESDTDSDLCTPCGPPPRSATGEGPFGDVGWAGPRK